The Kitasatospora paranensis genome has a window encoding:
- a CDS encoding TetR/AcrR family transcriptional regulator, with product MPDKPRDPGVSVWLAPPKDRRRGTAPAGLNRDRIVRAAVALLDADGVQAFSMRRLAAELEVTAMSVYWHVDNKDDLLELALDDVLGELRIPPFGADDDWRGHLRTLAHQYRRCFQGHPWAAQLASRFLAVGPNALFFSTSAIGAMTRSGLPGDQLAGALGLLFQFTYGFAIVESQWVLRVRASGMDEDDFHRRVFGIVAQVDARFLENEDLVASHVDGGVAAARDRQFEVGLDLALAGIEAAITASTGGPGNAPDHGGGLR from the coding sequence ATGCCCGACAAGCCCCGCGACCCCGGCGTCAGCGTCTGGCTGGCCCCGCCCAAGGACCGCAGGCGGGGCACCGCACCCGCGGGCCTGAACCGGGACCGGATCGTCCGCGCGGCCGTCGCCCTGCTGGACGCCGACGGTGTGCAGGCCTTCTCGATGCGCCGGCTGGCCGCCGAGCTCGAGGTCACGGCGATGTCGGTGTACTGGCACGTCGACAACAAGGACGACCTGCTGGAGTTGGCCCTCGACGACGTACTGGGGGAGTTGCGGATCCCGCCGTTCGGTGCGGACGACGACTGGCGCGGCCACCTCCGCACCCTGGCCCACCAGTACCGCCGCTGCTTCCAGGGTCATCCGTGGGCCGCCCAACTGGCCAGCCGGTTCCTGGCGGTGGGCCCCAACGCGCTGTTCTTCTCCACCAGTGCGATCGGTGCGATGACCCGCAGCGGCCTGCCCGGCGACCAACTGGCCGGCGCGCTCGGCCTGCTGTTCCAGTTCACCTACGGCTTCGCGATCGTGGAGTCCCAGTGGGTCCTGCGGGTCCGCGCCTCCGGCATGGACGAGGACGACTTCCACCGGCGGGTCTTCGGCATCGTGGCCCAGGTCGACGCCCGGTTCCTGGAGAACGAGGACCTGGTCGCCTCGCACGTCGACGGCGGGGTCGCCGCGGCCCGGGACCGGCAGTTCGAGGTCGGCCTCGACCTGGCGCTCGCCGGCATCGAGGCCGCGATCACCGCGTCCACCGGTGGCCCGGGAAACGCCCCGGACCACGGGGGCGGCCTGCGATGA